atatatacatttaAAGTTGTTAGAAATATTCATCATGTTtccagaggaaaaaataaaactgtgttAGTTTGGAAAGGATACATAAATTAGTAATTTATCTTAAAGTTTAAAGTAATTTTTATCTGATCATACAATATGAtcaatttgtagttttttcttCAAACTAATAGAAATTAAGGATTTCATGTATCAAGTggtgtttaaaatatttttttatatctgTGTCCACTAGTTTTATTACCAGATAATCTATAACAGAAAAAAGTCTTCAGCTTCTGACGATTGTTTAAAATactgatttttttattgttacgtCAGTTTTGCTAAAATTTGAATTCATCCAAAGTTATTGTCTTCAGTAAAATGTCAATACGATTTACAGTTGAATGTAAAAGGAAACACTGATTTTAAATTACACGgacaaaatatttgtgtagaatTCTAACATTTAGTTGAAGAAAAACTTAATTTCTCCAAATGAAGTCCATGATTGTTGGGATTGTGGGTTAGTTAATAAATCAGTGTGTGTTTTACTGATTTCATTTGATGTTGTGAGTGTGGTTCATGTCCTTCCAGGCTCCAGCCTCCCTCCTCCTGTCCTCACTGTCTTCCCTCCGTCCAGAGCTGAGCTCCAGTCCGACCAAGTCACTCTGGTCTGTCTGTCCAGTCAGGCTGGaccttttgcagatgtgagcTGGTTGTCTGCTGGGAGTCCAGTGAGCAGTGGGATCTCTACCAGCACCGCCGTTCAGACACCAGACCAGACTTTCCAGATCAGCAGCTCTCTGACCATCCAGACATCAGACTGGAACATGGATCAACTTTACACATGTAAAGTGTCTTTGGGCTCCCAGACTTCAGAGAAAACCATCAACAAGTCACAATGTCCTGCTGAAGGATAACAGAGGACCAGAATGATCATTTAACTTCTGCTTCTTTGCTCTTAATGCTGTTTCTTGATGATTCGTTTTTCCCTTGAAAAGAGATATTTAATCTTAATGCAGCttactaaaaaggaaaaaaatgttttagattTAGAAACTGCTTGAAGTCAGACTGCTTGTTTCAACTCTGCATATTTCACTTCATTTTcaaaagcacaaataaaaatgtcttcAGTAAACAGATGTACTTCTTTGTCTTAATTTAACAGTTAATTTAGTCAGAAACTTTCAAGAGCAGacaagatgaatgtaatgaaacTAGATCTTCATCCTCTGTCAGTGAAGCGTCATCTATCTGCACCTCCCTCTCTGTCCTCCCAGGATGCACCTGCACACTTCCTCCATATTTATAGCTAAATGCAAATCAAGTGGTCAAGTGTCAGATGTCTGTAAAACTGGGAACGTAATGAGTTTTACTTTTGATAGTGACACTTGATGCTTCTTGTTATCAGTTGAATCCATTTAGCACCAGAACATCAGTGAGTTTTGTTTTAGCAAAATCAGAAATCCTTAATAAAGGTGGCTGTTATcatgaaataaaacagtaaaaacgTTCTCTATCATTAAGGACGTACTAATCATCACCTTCTGAGGAAAACTGTGAACTTGCAACTTTTTAACAGTGAAACAACACTGGCCTGAAAGTAGAGCAGAACTTTGTTCACTTCTGTGCTGCTGTCAGTTTTTacttcaaaatgaaatgaaaacaccccatgtgttaaaaaaaaaagaaccagttTTATACAGAGGAAAATGGAGTCATAcgcatttttaaataattttatttaattaaatggAAAACTGACCCTGTGCTACATCCAATTAACATGATTCAAATTTCAAGCAGAAAAACTGATTTCCTAAGGTCTAAACTTGGTTATGAGCAACACGCAGCAATAAGAAGCAGAAGTGAAATGATCATTCTGGTCCTCTGTTGTTCTTCAGCAGGACGTTTTGACTTGTTGATGGATATCTATGAAGTCTGGGAGCCCAAAGACACTTTACTTGTGTAAGGATGtagatataatataaatatttgaGAGATATGATTCAGCTTATGTTGGCAGGTTTAAACAGGTGGCTGGTGGAACTCCTCAGTATGTCTGGAGATTTTACCACAGTCACAGCTTTGGACCAGGATTCTCCTCAGACAGATTTAACTCCATCAAACATAGATTACCAGTTTATGATCCAGAGAGCAGAGACAGGAGACTCTGCAGTTTATTACAGAGGATGAATGACAAAGGTCACTCATGTATCAGAATTATTTTTCCAGAACTCAGAGAAACATTTCACAATTTCTGACTGCAACAAAAAGTAGAAGAAAAAGCAGAGGGATCAGCTGCTCTCAGgtggttttttgtttgtttgtttttttccggcTCAAACGGTTTAAAGAAGAGTACAAACTGTTTTAGATTTGGTTTTTCTCATGTGtatgttttttaaattaaagatttGCGCTAATTTAAATATTTCTTCTAATTTGTTTCTTAAAGTGAACACTAAATTCAATCTTTAATCGATCAGTAATCATCTTTTTCCATAAAATATGTTGCATCAGATTTGACATGTCTTGTAACTACTGACACGTTTGTTTTTCAGGTGACTGAAAGATGCTTCCCTCTTGTGGTTAAAATGTAGGATTTACTTCATTTATCATTTCTCTTAATTCTCATCAACATTAGATTTAAATGATTCATAAATTCACTAAATGAAACCTTGTGTAATATTAGGAGTttaagaaaatatatttattttattctaatttattttttactttgtaaTTTCCCTACTTGACATTACATATCCATCGACATTAAAGTTTTCTAAATTAGGATGTATAACTGCTGAGACTTTGATTGTCAGCTGGCAATGTTTAgaagatgtttccctgtttttGACGTTgattttcacaaatgtttttatttggaaTGTTACACCACAAAGAGTTCCATCAAATATTATTAATGACATGAGGAAATATAAAAGATAAGATGACTTCTATTGTTCAACAGAACTGACACGTGACAAAGTCATTTAAATTAAACTATAAATATGGAGAGGAAGTGTGCAGGTGCATCCTGGGAGGACAGAGAGGGAGGTCTAAGTACATGATGCTTCACTGACAGAGGATGGAAATTCAGTTTGGTTTAGTTCAAAGTGCTTTCAGgtcattttaaaacattttaggcTGAGTTAGCTAATAATATACTGTATGAGAGacaatatttgtacttgttgaAGTATGTTAGTTTTTTATTGATTAACAAGTTACATATGCAAAGCTGATACAAACTAAGATCACactaaatacaaacacacattcattTATCTAATAGCTGAAACATAATGAAGAAACAGCATTAAGAGCAAAGAAGCAGAAGTTAAATGATGTTTCTGGTCCTCTGTTATCCTTCAGCAGGACATTGTGACTTGTTGATGGTTTTCTGTGAAGTCTGGCAGCCCAAAGACACTTTACATGTGTAAAATTGATACATGTTCCAGTCTGATGTCTGGATGGTCAGAGAGCTGCTGATCTGGAAAGTCTGGTCTGGTGTCTGAACGGCGGTGCTGGTAGAGATCCCACTGCTCACTGGACTCCCAGCAGAAAACCAGCTCACATCTGCAAAACCCAGAGACTCACTGGCTAAACTGATCAGACAGACCAGAGTGACTTGGTCGGACTGGAGCTCAGCTCTGGACGGAGGGAAGACTGTGAGGACAGGAGGAGGGAGGCTGGAGCCTGGAAGGACATGAACCACACTCACAACatcaaattacatttaaaaaaatcctgatttttttgtgGCCAAGTTTTCTGAGCAAATATCTCTTGTTTTTAATAACTTTCttcaaacattgttttttaagctataaacatttacaatataattattataacaTACATTGTGAGAATCCTaacatgtttttgtaatttcCGTCACTTTTAGAAATAATGTGAAATCTGTAACCATTTCCATGTTCTGCAGTCCAACTTACACAAATTTGAAAAAACGTGACTATTTCACATTTGTggtgcaaaaaacaaatgtctagAGTTTCTTCTCTTTCAAAACGTATAATTCACTTTTAACTAAATTCAATGATTTGACCAAGCTACCAGTCATgcagatcattttattttctgagcAAATATCTCTTGCTTTTAATAACTTTCTTCAAACATTTTGTTAAGCTATAAACCTTTACAATATCAATCCTaacatgtttttgtaatttcCGTCACTTTTTGAAATAATGTGAAATCTGTAACCATTTTCATGTTCTGCAGTCCAACTTgcataaatgcaaaaaaatgcacatttaactagatttaatgattttgtgatgtttaaaaaaaatccattgtttaaaagtaaaaatgaaaacaactgTCATTCCAGAtgcaaactaacaaataaacctGTGATTTATTTCTTCGTCACATGATAAATACAAGAATTACTAACAAATGAATCAATTGTTTTGATCATTTTGAAGACAAAACTACAAATGTATCATGTTGTATGATCAGATAAAAGTACTTACTTGTAACAATCAGCTTGGTTCCTAGTCCGAATACCACAGTGATTCAGTTTGTACACATGGTCGTACAAAAACCTCCTGACTGTCACTGATGAGGGAACTGAAACATCCTGCTGAGACCAACTTTCACTGTCAACATCTCATTCACTCTCACCATGATTTAGACTCTGAAACACTGCTGGATagaagttgtttttattcatgtctttgttttattttcagggaaAGGGATTCACTCGGACGAGATTAATTTTGCtccttgttgtttgtgtgttttattatcattatatataTCATCCCATAGTTATGGTAGTGAAGCAGATACAGCTGCATGTGTAAATAGTGGTTAAAATATTCAtggaagtaaaataaaatagtatCATCAATATTCTCTTCTCTGGACATCCATCTGTCCAGAATTTACATCTGTTTTTAATTCAGACAGTTGGGATagtctccagcagatccctgggatcctaaacaggaagaagcaggtACAGATAATGGATACATAGGTCAGCaatgattaaaaacaacaataataacactatttatacatttatttatcttactCTTACCTATACATTAATCCGAGTCAATACAATATCAAATATTTTATTCTAGAAGTGATATTTTTGGGTTGACTTTGGATGTCAGATGTTCAGAAAGCAGAAGTGTTTATGTCAGGAGGTTTTTGTTACAGTGTGAATCACTGTGTTACATTCTCTTTAGCAGAGTTGTCCCATGTCTGACAGTAATAAACTGCAGAGTCTCCTGTCTCTGCTCTCTGCATGATAAACTGATAATCTATGTTTGATGTGGCTTTAGAGTTAAATCTGTCTGAAGAGAATCCTGTTCCAAAGTCATCAGGTGAGCTGTGGCTGTGGTGAAATCTCAAAACATACTGAGGAGTTCCACCAGGCACCTGTTTATACCAGATAACATAATATCCATCATCTCTCTCAATGTTACAATTGAGAACAACTTCTTGTCCTGCAGAGACTGTGTGGACAGCAGGTGTCTGGGTCAACACTTTTGCTGCATCAACATCtgtaaacaaaagagaaaaagatcaTGAGGATAACATTAATTACTGATAATATAGAACAGATAAAAATGTGCCCAGAGGAGAATCTTACACATCAGAGCAGTGATGAGAGTACAGAGGGTCCCCAGCATGTTGTCAGTGTGCTGAGAATGATGCTGGAACTTGGAAAGAGACGTTACTGCTGACAGATGAGAGAGTTTAGAGGATGAGGAGAGGAGGTGCTGGAGGACTCATTTAATACAACCCTGAAACTCAGAGGGACTGGCAGGGGGAGGAGCTTGGGTCAAAAATATGTTCGTATAAACTATTCCTTTAGAATTTTATAATcatataatgtaaaataaaacatagtaTAACCCATTTTTATAtccaatataatataaaataacttGATTTCAGAAAAAATTAAACCCTCCATATAAGAAAAACATGATGTCAACATTCCATTAAAATAGTTATCTGAATTTGTAACTTTGTTTCACATCATCAACCTCGTGCATAAAACTACAGGATCTtgtattaaaaattaaaaatagttaGTTCAAATTTCAAAACACTGAATGATTTCTGTTGCAGGTGTTCATAAAATTTGTGTGTAAGGACTCATTTCAATTTTGAGAGCATTTATGTTACTCCAATTAGAAATGTGGGTTTTTCATTTAATGTAGAAGGTTTAAGAGATTCAAACatggatgaggaggatgaggagaggaAATGTTGTGGTACttatttaataaaatgttgAACCTAAGAGTTAATTAAAAgaagagtgtttttttttgttttttattcgtACTTCAAACTGAGACCAGATTACCAGAGAAGTTTTGAAATGATTGTAACTGGCAGAGAAAAGAATTATCATTTAACAAAGTTTCAACATTTTCGTGTTATCAGACCCGTAGAGACTGGCTGGACAGACGGACTGAGCTCAACACTTTCAGAAATGACTGTGTATGAATTCTGAACTATTTACAGACACATGGAGTCATATCGGTTGAACTGAATTGTATCTTCAGGATTCACCGCAAATAGGTCAGAAATGTACCCACATACATTTGTCACCACCGCTGCTGGTAGtaataaaaatatttcacaacccccccccccaaaaaaaaaatacaaatatagaaACAATACTCCATTCCAAGCTCCTCCTCCTGTCAGTCCCTCTGAGTTTCAGGGTTGTATTAAATGAGTCTTCCAGCACCTCCTCTCCTCATCCTCTAAACTCTCTAATTCATGCAGTCCCTAACGATATTGAAATCAATCAGCTAGAATGAATCAATCAGCACACACAACATGCTGGGGACCCTCTGTAAAATTTGACAATGACAGAGACTGACAAGTGGAGACAAtttgaaaaaagctttctgtgtttgttttttagttatttatttttttattctcttttgaCTGTATGCATACGACCGAACCCTCTGTACTCTCAACACTGCTCTGACATGTAAGACTCTCTTCAAATTCAGGTTTTATTATGTGTTTTTCAATTATCAACCTTTCCCTCAtgatctttcttttcttttctcttttgtttacaGATGTTGATGCATCAATAGTGTTGACCCAGACACCTGCTGTCCACACAGGCTCTGCAGGACAAGAAGTTGTTTTAAACTGCAACATTGAGAGCGATGATGGACAATATGTTAACTGGTATAAACAGGTGCCTGGTGGAACTCCTCAGTTGTGGTTTCACCATGATCACAGCTCCCCCACTTTTGGACCAGGATTCTCCTCAGACAGATTTAACTGTAACTCCACATCAAACATATTACGTGTTGTTTATCCAGAGAGCAGAGACAGGACACTGCAGTTTATTACTACAGTGTTCTCCTTGGCCTGACAGTGTTTATCAGCTGTCTTTGATGTGCCAGAGGCCAAATAAGAGACATACTGtaggactgtttttttttagcttaaTGGCATCCTTTACTGTTGGTGTCCACCAGAGTGTTTAGGGATTACAGCCACAACCGGCACCAACCATGTTATGGCCACAGCTCTCAGCTGCCTAGAAAACAGCTGGGCAGAATGTGGCCCATTCAGATTCATTGTCCCCTGCCACTGCCAGAGATAAGAGATAGAGGCCTCCACCTCCAGCAGACCTTCATTTGGGCCAATCAACTACTGAGACCTCTGTACTCAATACAGGGACGTAAAGAGCCATCTTTCTTGCTCACAAAGAAGAAGCCTGCGCCCACTGGGGAGGATGAGGGTCGAATGATGCCGGCAGCCAATGAGTCATGGATATACTTCTCCATTGCCTCCCTCTCTGGACGAGACAGGTTGTATAACCGGCTGGATGGCAGGGGAGCTCCAGAAAGAAGGTTGATAGCACAGTCATAGGGGAGGGAGAGACAAAGCATGTTGCTTACTGAAGGCTTCACTTAAGTCGTGGTATACTGGAGGTACATTGGAAAGGTCTGGTGGCTCAGAGATGATAGGGGAAATGGTATCCTCATTAGGAGAGCGAgcggaccgcaggcaggtggaatgGCAGTGGGGACTCCAGCTCACTACTTTACCCGCGGCCCAGTCAATAAGAGGATTGTGCAAAACCAGCCAGGGCTGACCAAGGACTATGGGGGCGTGTGGGGACGAGATTATGTGGAACTGGATCTGTTCGTGATGATTGCCTGACACCAGGAGGTGCACAGGTTCGGATCGGTGAGTGACTTGAGCGAGGAGGCGACCAGTCAGAGCATTGGCCCTCAGAGGTGAAGGAAGCGGCTCGATGGTTAAGCCCATTTATGAGGCAACACCCGCATCCAGGAAGTTTTCATCCGCACCAGAATCCACCAGAGCAAACAGGGACAAGGATTGAGATTTCCAATGAAGAGTAGCAGAGAACTGCATTCTACACGAGGGTTTGGGGGAAGAGACAGTCTGGCTCACCAGAACCCCCACTGTAACTGGAGAGCCTAATCTTTTGGCCGCACGGGACAGGTAGCAATGAAATGGCCAGGATTGCCACAGTAAAGGCACACCCCTGCGCGCCTCCGGCGAGTGTGCTCTTCTGGTGTAAGGCGGGCTCGACCCACCTGCATGGGCTCCGCATCTGGAGGACTAGGGGTCAAGGCTTGGGACACGGGAGGTCTGACCTCAGCTGGTGGGTCTCTGCTACTGGGAAAAAACCTAGGGGGAATAGGCTCGGCTTGCCACTGGGACATTTGGTCAGAGATGTTGATGGCAGTTGTAATGGCATCATCTAGAGAGAGCTGCCCATGTCTAAGCGCGATCTCCCTCCCAATGGCGCGGCTGAGCCCATTTTGAAAAGCTGTGAGTAGGGCTTGGTCGTTCCACCCCGACTCCACAGCAAGGGACCGGAATTCAGAGGCAAATTCTCTTACTGAGCGCCTGCCCTGGCGAAGTCTCAGAAGCTGTTGAGCTGCCTGCTGTCCTCGTATAGGGTGGTCATAGACTCGCTTGAGTTCTGTGGCAAGGGCAGAAAAGGATTGGACTGCAGGAGAACGCTGCTCACGGAGGGCATTGAAATAACTGAGAGGAGGACCCTCAAGCAGATTAGCAGTATAGGCTATCTTGGCTTCTTCACGACCATAGCGAGACGGTTGAGCTTCAAAGCTCAGCTGGACTTGGGTTAAAAAGTCCCGACAAGTGTTAGGATTGCCAGAGTACTTAGCTGGTGGGGGGATGTGTGGCTCTGCATGAGGAACAGcggcagcagctggagcagcaggtACAGGTGGAGGTGCCTCAGGAGGTGGAGCTTGCGCCTGCGATGCAATGGTGAGAGCGGTAAGTTGGTTGGAGATCACAGTCATCTGATCAACAAGTCTTTGAAGCAGTGAATCATGGTTGCCTAAAAGCTGTCCCTGATTAGCAACGGCCTCCTTCACCCTACCAAGTTCCGCTGGGTCCATATTAGGCCAGATCGTTCTGTCACGATTAGTTAAACTGGCGGACCCAAAAGCAGAACACAACAAAATCAAAGTCCAAGGGTGTTTATTAAATAATGCGGGAAAAAGCAATCCGGAGGGCAGCGGGATTCTAATGTGCAGGTGAGCAGGCTGAGGCTGAgtggcaggcaggcaggcaaggCAAACGGCTGGCAGAGATTCTCTGAGGATGAGAAGAGCAGGAATCAAAAATCATGAAGAGCACAAAATCTGCACTCAATAACAAAACTGGGGTTACCCTTGTAACCCAGAGTTTTCCAAAAATACTAAACCAGGAAATAAACTAGGTAAAATACTGGACAGGTTGACTAGAAGCGTTACCAAGCACTAGGGTTGTGAAACGATCTGGCATCGGCGCTGCAGGATCTCCAAACATTTAAAGACTGGGGATGATTAGCTGACGCCAGGCAGGTGAGGAGACGAGGGAACTGGAACCAGGTGTGCCAAGCTGAGAGCTGGAGCCAAGCCTATACGCCCACAGTACACGCCCactcacaacacacacacacaaacaaatagaCAGAACACAGACACTGACAGACTGTGACACTTatgcattcacctctgttgaaaagAGTGGTAACATGATCAGTTGGTCATATAGAAGGTATATTTAGCcaatatacagtataatatATTGGCTATAGTTTTATATTTGCTGTTTCTCATGTTGAGATGTTTTCAACCTCATTGATGACTTTGCATCCAGAAAATTAAGACATGTGAATCTGTAAAAGGCTCACTACCATATTTAGTTCTGCTTTCAGACCTTTTTTGTGGGGAATTGAGGTGGT
This window of the Cololabis saira isolate AMF1-May2022 chromosome 21, fColSai1.1, whole genome shotgun sequence genome carries:
- the LOC133421894 gene encoding immunoglobulin lambda-1 light chain-like, which gives rise to MLGTLCTLITALTCVSGVKVVTQKPPVVTVTKGETATMDCNLGYVTTSAAYWYKQIPGGVPLYMLRSYHRDSSVSYGSGFSSPKFTSTHQSKSDYRLIISNVEEGDSAVYYCHIWHGDAKVFGLGTKLIVTSSSLPPPVLTVFPPSRAELQSDQVTLVCLISLASESLGFADVSWFSAGSPVSSGISTSTAVQTPDQTFQISSSLTIQTSDWNMYQFYTCKVSLGCQTSQKTINKSQCPAEG